In Leisingera methylohalidivorans DSM 14336, a single genomic region encodes these proteins:
- a CDS encoding PqiC family protein: protein MPLAVLAACAPANDARYLITADPGEKVANLRSRTIEVRLISLPSYAAASDIVAEGGGGALFALGGAQWADDPARGMAAALARGLAERTGASAAIEPWPLNTGPDARLDVRVDQAYARADGVFELTGQFAVSSPEGTVREFVKRFDIRTPVSGQGPSATADALAKALAELARQIALAM from the coding sequence TTGCCCCTTGCTGTGTTGGCGGCTTGCGCTCCGGCCAATGATGCCCGCTATCTGATCACTGCGGACCCCGGCGAGAAGGTAGCCAACCTGCGCTCCCGGACGATCGAGGTGCGGCTGATCTCACTCCCTTCCTATGCCGCAGCGTCTGATATCGTCGCCGAAGGCGGCGGCGGAGCCCTGTTTGCGCTTGGCGGCGCACAATGGGCCGATGACCCGGCCCGCGGCATGGCCGCGGCCCTGGCCCGCGGGCTGGCTGAACGAACCGGCGCCTCTGCTGCGATAGAACCCTGGCCGCTGAACACCGGCCCCGACGCGCGCCTGGATGTGCGAGTGGACCAGGCCTACGCGCGCGCCGACGGAGTTTTCGAACTGACAGGCCAGTTCGCGGTTTCCTCGCCCGAAGGCACAGTGCGGGAATTTGTGAAGCGTTTCGACATCCGGACACCGGTCAGCGGTCAAGGGCCATCCGCCACCGCAGATGCGCTCGCCAAGGCCCTGGCAGAGCTCGCCCGGCAGATTGCGCTGGCAATGTAA